A region from the Zonotrichia leucophrys gambelii isolate GWCS_2022_RI chromosome Z, RI_Zleu_2.0, whole genome shotgun sequence genome encodes:
- the SLC45A2 gene encoding membrane-associated transporter protein isoform X2, whose protein sequence is MTLTKESFHGALLPASGAAKADMDGTREKEEAPRQAVMRTGAAVPRRRAVGRLVMHSMAMFGREFCYAVEAAFVTPVLLSVGLPKNLYSLVWLISPILGFVLQPVVGSASDHCTCSWGRRRPYILGLGIIMLLGMALYLNGDVMISAFIAERDKQRTWAIVITMLGVVLFDFAADFIDGPIKAYLFDVCSHQDKEKGLHYHALFTGLGGALGYLTGAMDWGQTILGYTLASEFQVIFFFSALVLIICLTVHLCSIPEVPLRYENEEAKFLLEETEPHRYHSIEEEIRNGHLKPTCTEIKAAAKPGKCAEKRQMTLKSLLKTLLSMPSHYRCLCVSHLFGWMAFLSNMLFFTDFMGQVVYHGNPYAPHNSTLYLTYKAGVEMGCWGLCINAISSSVYSYLQKVLLPYIGLKGLYFMGYLLFGLGTGLIGLFPNVYSTLALCSLFGVMSSTLYTVPFHLIAEYHREEESQKLQEGEQAGEHGRGKGIDCAALTCMVQLAQIILGVGLGLLVSVAGSAVTVISASTVALAGCCFVAFCIRYVD, encoded by the exons ATGACCTTAACGAAGGAGAGCTTCCACGGGGCTCTCCTGCCCGCCTCTGGAGCGGCCAAGGCCGACATGGATGGCaccagggagaaggaggaggccCCAAGGCAGGCAGTGATGAGGACTGGAGCAGCGGTGCCCAGGAGGCGAGCGGTGGGAAGGCTGGTCATGCACAGCATGGCCATGTTCGGCCGGGAGTTCTGCTATGCCGTGGAGGCCGCCTTTGTCACGCCGGTGCTGCTCAGTGTAGGGCTGCCCAAGAACCTCTACAGCCTCGTGTGGCTCATCAGCCCTATCCTGGGCTTCGTGCTGCAGCCCGTGGTAGGTTCAGCCAGTGATCACTGCACCTGTAGCTGGGGCAGGAGGCGACCTTACATTCTGGGTCTGGGCATCATAATGCTGTTAGGCATGGCTTTGTACCTCAATGGGGACGTGATGATCTCAG ctttCATCGCTGAGAGAGACAAGCAGCGGACGTGGGCAATAGTCATTACCATGCTGGGAGTAGTACTTTTTGATTTTGCGGCTGATTTTATTGATGGTCCAATCAAAGCATATTTATTTGATGTCTGCTCTCATCAGGATAAAGAGAAGGGTCTGCATTACCACGCCCTCTTTACAG GTTTGGGAGGAGCCCTGGGTTACCTTACAGGTGCTATGGATTGGGGTCAAACCATACTAGGATATACCTTGGCATCAGAATTCCAGgtgattttcttcttctcagcCTTGGTTCTCATAATCTGCCTTACTGTACATCTGTGCAGTATTCCTGAAGTCCCACTCAGATATGAAAACGAAGAGGCAAAGTTCTTGTTGGAAGAGACTGAACCCCATAGATACCACTCCATAGAGGAGGAAATAAGGAATGGTCACTTAAAACCAACATGTACGGAAATAAAGGCTGCAGCCAAGCCAGGGAAATGTGCG GAAAAGAGGCAGATGACACTTAAATCCCTCTTGAAGACGCTTTTAAGCATGCCATCCCACTATCGCTGCCTGTGTGTGAGTCACCTCTTTGGATGGATGGCTTTCCTGTCCAACATGCTTTTCTTCACGGATTTCATGGGACAG GTTGTGTACCATGGGAATCCCTATGCACCTCACAACTCCACACTTTACCTGACCTACAAAGCAGGGGTAGAGATGGGATGCTGGGGGCTGTGCATCAACGCAATTTCTTCATCAGTCTATTCTT ACTTGCAGAAAGTCCTTCTGCCATACATAGGATTAAAGGGACTTTATTTCATGGGATACCTACTTTTTGGACTGGGTACTGGATTAATTGGCTTGTTTCCCAATGTCTATTCCACTCTGGCTCTTTGTTCACTCTTTGGAGTCATGTCCAGCACACTGTACACAGTGCCATTCCACCTCATTGCAGAATACCACAGGGAAGAAGAG AGCCAGAAGCTGCAGGAAGGGGAGCAAGCAGGGGAGCACGGGCGAGGGAAGGGCATCGACTGTGCCGCCCTGACCTGCATGGTGCAGCTGGCCCAGATCATTCTGGGCGTGGGCCTGGGGCTCCTCGTCAGCGTGGCCGGCAGCGCCGTCACCGTCATTTCGGCATCCACGGTGGCGCTGGCCGGCTGCTGCTTCGTGGCCTTCTGCATTCGCTACGTGGACTAG
- the SLC45A2 gene encoding membrane-associated transporter protein isoform X1 yields the protein MTLTKESFHGALLPASGAAKADMDGTREKEEAPRQAVMRTGAAVPRRRAVGRLVMHSMAMFGREFCYAVEAAFVTPVLLSVGLPKNLYSLVWLISPILGFVLQPVVGSASDHCTCSWGRRRPYILGLGIIMLLGMALYLNGDVMISAFIAERDKQRTWAIVITMLGVVLFDFAADFIDGPIKAYLFDVCSHQDKEKGLHYHALFTGLGGALGYLTGAMDWGQTILGYTLASEFQVIFFFSALVLIICLTVHLCSIPEVPLRYENEEAKFLLEETEPHRYHSIEEEIRNGHLKPTCTEIKAAAKPGKCAAASRTQEKRQMTLKSLLKTLLSMPSHYRCLCVSHLFGWMAFLSNMLFFTDFMGQVVYHGNPYAPHNSTLYLTYKAGVEMGCWGLCINAISSSVYSYLQKVLLPYIGLKGLYFMGYLLFGLGTGLIGLFPNVYSTLALCSLFGVMSSTLYTVPFHLIAEYHREEESQKLQEGEQAGEHGRGKGIDCAALTCMVQLAQIILGVGLGLLVSVAGSAVTVISASTVALAGCCFVAFCIRYVD from the exons ATGACCTTAACGAAGGAGAGCTTCCACGGGGCTCTCCTGCCCGCCTCTGGAGCGGCCAAGGCCGACATGGATGGCaccagggagaaggaggaggccCCAAGGCAGGCAGTGATGAGGACTGGAGCAGCGGTGCCCAGGAGGCGAGCGGTGGGAAGGCTGGTCATGCACAGCATGGCCATGTTCGGCCGGGAGTTCTGCTATGCCGTGGAGGCCGCCTTTGTCACGCCGGTGCTGCTCAGTGTAGGGCTGCCCAAGAACCTCTACAGCCTCGTGTGGCTCATCAGCCCTATCCTGGGCTTCGTGCTGCAGCCCGTGGTAGGTTCAGCCAGTGATCACTGCACCTGTAGCTGGGGCAGGAGGCGACCTTACATTCTGGGTCTGGGCATCATAATGCTGTTAGGCATGGCTTTGTACCTCAATGGGGACGTGATGATCTCAG ctttCATCGCTGAGAGAGACAAGCAGCGGACGTGGGCAATAGTCATTACCATGCTGGGAGTAGTACTTTTTGATTTTGCGGCTGATTTTATTGATGGTCCAATCAAAGCATATTTATTTGATGTCTGCTCTCATCAGGATAAAGAGAAGGGTCTGCATTACCACGCCCTCTTTACAG GTTTGGGAGGAGCCCTGGGTTACCTTACAGGTGCTATGGATTGGGGTCAAACCATACTAGGATATACCTTGGCATCAGAATTCCAGgtgattttcttcttctcagcCTTGGTTCTCATAATCTGCCTTACTGTACATCTGTGCAGTATTCCTGAAGTCCCACTCAGATATGAAAACGAAGAGGCAAAGTTCTTGTTGGAAGAGACTGAACCCCATAGATACCACTCCATAGAGGAGGAAATAAGGAATGGTCACTTAAAACCAACATGTACGGAAATAAAGGCTGCAGCCAAGCCAGGGAAATGTGCGGCTGCGTCACGCACACAG GAAAAGAGGCAGATGACACTTAAATCCCTCTTGAAGACGCTTTTAAGCATGCCATCCCACTATCGCTGCCTGTGTGTGAGTCACCTCTTTGGATGGATGGCTTTCCTGTCCAACATGCTTTTCTTCACGGATTTCATGGGACAG GTTGTGTACCATGGGAATCCCTATGCACCTCACAACTCCACACTTTACCTGACCTACAAAGCAGGGGTAGAGATGGGATGCTGGGGGCTGTGCATCAACGCAATTTCTTCATCAGTCTATTCTT ACTTGCAGAAAGTCCTTCTGCCATACATAGGATTAAAGGGACTTTATTTCATGGGATACCTACTTTTTGGACTGGGTACTGGATTAATTGGCTTGTTTCCCAATGTCTATTCCACTCTGGCTCTTTGTTCACTCTTTGGAGTCATGTCCAGCACACTGTACACAGTGCCATTCCACCTCATTGCAGAATACCACAGGGAAGAAGAG AGCCAGAAGCTGCAGGAAGGGGAGCAAGCAGGGGAGCACGGGCGAGGGAAGGGCATCGACTGTGCCGCCCTGACCTGCATGGTGCAGCTGGCCCAGATCATTCTGGGCGTGGGCCTGGGGCTCCTCGTCAGCGTGGCCGGCAGCGCCGTCACCGTCATTTCGGCATCCACGGTGGCGCTGGCCGGCTGCTGCTTCGTGGCCTTCTGCATTCGCTACGTGGACTAG